AATTGAATGgtgtttgttaaattaaattaaattaaattaaatataaaaattttacgtaCTTGTTTGTTGTTCGCTTCTCGACCTATTGCCTAACACCAACTGTTACTGATACTACATGCTTTCCCATGAAGTAATTAATCTCAAAGACAATGCGACCTTCCTGTAGATAGCAACTAGAGATATTTTTCTAGTAATGCACGGAAAACTTCCatagcaaataaaaaaaaaaaaggctaAATGAAACAAGGAACTCATATAATTAtcttttattgaagaaattatcaCATGTGTACAGATATTACTGGCGATAGGCATAAAGGTTAAGGAAAGTAAATCTAGTGAgggttttaaattatattagtgAAGGTTGCGAGTGATTTTCTAAATGACGATTGAACGACTAATGATATAGAAACCAAATGACAAGACAAACAAACAATTATCAAGACAAAATCCCTTCAAACGTGATCACTAACCGTATGAGCCTCATTTTTTGCTCCTCCTCATTCTCAACGGCACCTACCACATAGCTAACCTTCTTCGGCtgaataaatttgaagataattttttcatgACGATATAATATATAGTTGAATGTTTGTATTATCGAGTTCATTAGTTTATCAGAAATTACAAAAGCGTAAGTGAATGGCATTAATGCTTGTATTGACTAAGgaaatattacatttaaagcttttttcgaaaaactttATGGATAACTAATGCATAAAGAAAAGctgcaattaaaaaacgttattaaagaaattaggaaaatattataaacacTCAATCGTGCAGGTTCAATGGCGACTCTATTTGAACCAGGATTTTAGCGCACTAATTTGTTATGATCAATGCATAACTCACCTAATATGGTAGCTCACACTCTTCAAATTTCTCAGCACTTCCATCAAGAGACCTATCACAATgtgtctttttgtttttttggctTTATTATCACAGAGTTCAATATGAACTAAGAATACAGAAGACcgacaacttttgagaatctTAGGAAATGCAATATCAGCAACTAAATGTTCTTATCGGCCAGCAAAGGTCAGTTCGGATTACGTTAAGATAtcgtgtttttgtttaattttgcaattattgatttatttgggTGGTTAATGTGCGCTACAACTGATAAAATGTTAGTGACATTAAGTGCAATGGATTTTTACATTGCTGTAacttggagattttttttggCGTTGACTGCGGCACAATGACCAGTGTGGGAATCTCGGATAAGTTGGAGGGGTAAATTTGAGCAAATTGGCAAtaattatgatttaaaattaaaaggcgAAGTTCAGAAACCCGGAATGACCACAacaatgtgatttttttagttactttTTATGCAGGATGTTATTCAAGTACATCGCCAAACCTCCACTGGTGATTCTTTCAGTcattttaagacgaaaaatttaaatagcaatgcttcgttttcaagatacagggtgttaattttttttaatttgctacctaaaaaaactcttaaataacaaaaagatgTTAACTAatctgatattaaaaaaattttcaagttagAATTTGTTGGTATCGTTTTTCTAGAAGCGTGCGCCAAGGTAAtacctgaaaaaaaatgagcgctttattaaaattacgcTTAAACAAATGGtacgcatttttttaattaaaaaaaaaaaaaacatttaataagtaaaacgaaatttacaatatttgctgaaaatgttctACTTCAACTTCATTGCAAGCATTAGCTCGTTTTAACATCAATTGTCGAAGATGTCGATCTATTTTCTAGGtttattttatctaaaaaatgaATCTCGTATCCGTTGGATTAATCTTTCTTCAGTGTTAACCGCAGTTCTATAAACTAAGGACTTTGCATGccactaaaagaaaaaatcaaacatatTTGAGTCCTATAACTTGGATAGCCAACACTgtatttaatgcaaaaaatatatataacaattttaaaaaaggcagtggcgcataaataacaataaataacactgccaaaaaaattgtctaaaggattttaaagatttctacgaaaaaataattttttaggaaatgGTTGACACcctatatcttgaaaacgaagcatgaTTAGACCAACGTATgttcaaaaaaactttttttattattttaatctctagaatcactttccaaaatatttccatattaACTCcggataattttaatattgcaaaatattatctGAAATTTTTGGATAAATATCGACTTTTAATAGAATAAATAGAATGGTTCAAATTGGGCCTAAATGTATAATAACAAtgtaacaaacaaaaacagtAATGGTTCAATATGAAAAGGTGGAGTGATTTAATCGGCCAGTTTACTGCAGTTTTGTAAACGAGTATCaagttttttagttattttcaaaaactaaaaagtcGAGTagtaaaaattatcaaatttgagaattcaacatatttctcaaatatgcaaaaacatttttagagcCACTTTTGCGAGTTATGAGGATTGAATTTCCTGTTACGACGTTTTGCCTTTGAGATGTCAGCATCAACTGTTTGATTTTGATACGCGTGGTTGTCATGGAAATGTTTAGACGTTCTCGGGAATTAGCGGCTTGCTGTACATAATAATATTACACAACAATATGAAGGCTCCTTGCCCAACCCTTGCCTGTAATTTCTGATTTAAGTAGTAAAGAAgcggaaaaaattaaagagacAGAATAGATAATCAGGCATGAAATTAAATCCTTCCTGAGTTATTGGTTGAAAGGCGATGGTCAAAggtaatgaataaaattagcaaaacaaaggaaaaaaaaatttggcagTCAAATATGCTAAAAGTGCTCTCATCTCGTATCAATGCTTGTAGATATATGAAAGTGACACGAAAAATAAGACAGGAACCTGCCTACATTTAGTCGTTCAATACTTTTCAGAATATGGACGCCGACGCCGACGCAGCGTTGCATCTCGACGTCGGGATCTGTAAATAGACTATCAACATACCTGGTCTGTGCTCTCTCATCTGGACCGGCAGAAAAGTGACCCACATATTCTAGAACTTATTTATTCATCATCAACAACATGatcaaataaatatacaaagtaGATGTTCTAAttatatcaattatttcttacttaattccaaatttgtttattggcTCTTTACGAACCGACTTTGTTCAGATTAGTTCgggtttattttgctgttttTATGCTCACCTCATTCAACACAAGAATTAGAAATGCCAAGTAtgtattgttttaatttttattaatatctgAGCTAACCTAAAAAATTGTACCCTTTAGGCCGATAAGATTGCTCAAAACAGCTAAAAGCTATGGAAAGCTTCCTGCGTGTAGACTCCCATGCTGGTACCTCCTCACCCTCCGGTTCCTTCAATACCGACAACGCAGATGCCTCCTCAATCTGTCCTCTCATAAATCCCTCACCTCCCACAAACGCATTGGTGGATCCGTTACCGGAACCACCTCAAACCGGGGCGTTCCAGATGGGAGATGAACTCGccgaaaaattacagaaaGTGCATGGTTAGTAAAACtcgttaaaataaaacaaagttaaataattaaatgaaattatgtttaatttaattttaacttatatcataataaattaactaataaaaaaagtaatgtttCTCTAGAGATTCAAGATGCAGAATCAATATCCTCAGCCTCTTCTTCAGAACAACCAGTTACTTCACAACTACTCGACGGAAGCAGCTTCCTTAACATGCCAAATGATGCTGAGGCTGAACCTGAGGTATCCACTGAATACTCTTATTCTTATTCCCCCCAGTCAGGAAATTaacataattcaattttacagGGCGGCAAGCTCACTCCTTTAGAGTTGACTTTCCGCAACCCCACCGAAGATTATTTCTTCATGTGCTGGAACTGGCCACTTATACGCAAGTTCTCGTTGTACCTTTACGTATCAGTAATAATAGGTATGGTAGGTCTGGTGACGGGTCTAATATCAACCCTACCCAAGACGTGTCATCCCCCCACCCAGTGGTATCAAGGGAAATTATTCTACGAGATATTTCCCGCCAGTTTCCATAGCAGCAACCAAGAAATGGAAGGAGATCTCAAAGGCATCTCCTTGAAAGCTGACTATATCATGAAGCTTGGAGTGAGGGGGGTGAGACTGAACTCCATTTTCAGATCTCCACATTATCCTGAGGACTTCGAGAATGCCACCACCCTCACGGAGATCGATGGAGTTTTGGGCACTTTAGAAGACCTGAAAGGACTAGTGAAACACCTGACATCCAGAAACATGTCGCTAGTACTAGACTTACCTGTATTTCCGTTTATCCAGAAGTCCTTTCAGAAGACCCTCCCCATCACCGGTATAGCCTTGAAGAATGCTAGTGAGGAGCCGTCGGACTTCTTCAGTTACAGTTATGAATCGGATCCCATAGAAGAGGCTATGCAGTATTGGTTATTACATGGAGTAGAAGGATTTTACCTCAAAGGCCTGGAAAAGTATGGGGATAACTTCGACACTGCAAGGCTGTTGAAGAGGTGGAAAAAACTGTTAGGCCCTCACAGAATTCTTATAGTACAAGAAGAAGTAGTAAGTCTGACTCCCAAAGAGAATTTGCAAGTGGTGCTTGAGAATGTGGATTTAGTTGATGTAAAATTGAACCTAGAAAGAGGGGTTTCCGAGGTGATTGCTCAGATAGATTCTGTGCAGAACAGTTCGTTGTTTGCCAAACCTGGCGCACCATGGGTTCATTGGTCCATTGGAAACGTTAACTCAAACCGCCTTGCTAATGTCTTAGCTTTTGGAAATGCAACTTTAGGGGCAACACTACTCCAGATGATGCTTCCAGGCACTCCTTCAATCTTCTATGGAGATGAAATTGGGCTTCATCAAATCCCCGATCCAGAAGAAGAAAGGCAGGACATTAAGCATCTCCACCAACTAACTATGATGCCATGGCAAGATGAACTAGGTAAAGGGAAAAAGTCTTTGGTTCAGCCATGGATTTATGGAGGAGAACCCACAGCTCATTTTGATCAAGTGCATGCAGTGATAAGAATGGTAGAACTTCGTACGAAATCTCCCTCTATTTATATGAACGCAGTTTATAAGCAGGGAGTAAACAAAGCAAATGCAGAGGTAAAATACACTCAAGAGAACTTTCTGGTGATTCAAAGGTGGTACCCACGTAGGAAATCTTATGTGGTAGCCAGCAATTTGGGGAACTCTAAAATTTCTGCAGATTTATCTTTACTGCTATATTCAGGGCAGATTATAGTGGGACCCAGGGTTGAGTCGATGTCTGAATCCATATCATTCAAGGAGGTGAATTTATGGCCTGGAGAATCGGTTGTTATTGTATTGGATTAAAGGGGGTGTAAATCTGGATTACTTACAAGAGAGCGAAATTGTAGACTTTGCCAATAGAGGAAagtatttcttaattaaaattgttttttttcctttggtgGGTTGGTGGCCGAACGAagggatattttaaaaaaattcttaaacagAGCAGCAGTCTGGATTCGGTACGAACATAAATAATGAGCAATCACCAAGCTCGTTAACTAAAAAGTAGtataaattatcataaaaactagaaaaaaaagtgGCACTTTTGAAGAATGTAGTCTGCTCTTTAGATAAGAACCCCGAACGGTTTTTCACTCAAGAGAATTTTTGGTGATACAAAAATGCTagctgtataaaaaaattttgctacCGTTTCACtaggaataaataaattatgcaaagcatgcaaataatatttgcaaaaatttttttaattgaaaaacataattaCTGCCGAGTTAtcgtaaattgaaaattatggtTTGCTTTCATTACCTTATGTTGTATTGATtcaaaaaaggtaattttaaacGTTCAAAAGATACTCCAAGTtaagctctttaatataaaaatttttagtacaattttttgcatttttgatgAGTTTCATTAGTGTTCCACTAAAAAGTGACTCTGGAAGAATCTTCCTTGACgtgtttttttagttttctgaaatagttttgaaattaactaaaatttaggcatttttcaataaagtttCCACTTTGGCTCGTACGAAGGGTTTCTTCCTCTCTATTAAAAGATGCTCTCTTCCTCTTTTCTTCAATgtgaaaatgtgaaattattatacaaatttaaaaaatcttcataatTGAATTGAAATCATAATTATGGGAACATCTATAGAAAAAAGACAATTTCATGGTTGGTTTCTCAAGATTTATTAAAACGAGACTATAATTTGGCCTTCAAGGTAAAATCCTGAAAGTTTGCATGGCTCATACAGGATGTAGATgctatacatacatatgtatatcgGAAATTAGTATTTCATACGTTTCTAGTATTATAGAATTAGCGTTTGTAACATGATAGTAACAGGAGCTATTTTGGGATGTCAAAACGCTATCCAATGATGCTACAAGTACCGCCACTATTAGATGGCTAAGTGCCGGGGAATTTCCTTTGGGGCTTGGGTACCTCTTGAAAACTGAAAAGGAAAGGAAAAGAGAGAAAATGGGCATCCGAAAACAGGACAAAGGTGCAGTAGAATAGCAGTAAATTAGTTGATTTGTGTAAGCTCTTTACAGTTCATAAATGTTCGCAACATTATGTGAACTTATACATATCTAAGTATCATTCAGCAGTTTGTTCACAAAAACACATTCTTTGTTGATAAAAGTCATGAATTTtcctttcaatttaatttcttaatttaaaccaacttgtgaaattttatattattctaTTTCCTCTAGCTCTTTcagaaacacttgtgggaatttttgttaattagtcAACCTAAAATTAAACTCCACCAAATCGTccagaaaaaactttttacgTTATGGtgtatgaattattttttttgtttttgcgcCCCTGttataaaacagaaaatatttattccatgaaagaagaaaaacacTCATTTTAAAGTATAAATCCagtgtcatttaaaatattctttgataGGGTTTCCAAAAAACATCATTATTGCTTCTGTAGTTTTTCGTAGACTTTATTCAGAAATTCCAAGAAGATAATCacgtaaattttataaattggaGCCCCCTAAGACTAATGGTTTAACTACcacataaaaagaaaaatgagaaaataaaacacattgtCTAgcttttaattcatttatttaaaaaatgatgtcAGCACCATCTAAGACAAAATACACTTGATTTAAGCCTGGCAGAATTTAGatacaacaaataaataaacaaaattaaattaaccaGTATTTATCAGTATTAATAGTAGAAACTTGAGCAAGTGTATAATTTACCGCTAAAAGACCTTACAAATTTTActtctaaatattaaaataatatacctTTATTTACAATTACTGGGACATATCATAAGGCTCACTAGTCAGCAGGagaatttatagaaaataaacaattacaaaattcaataattgcaTTATTATCTTGCTAAATGCTGACTGGCTGAAGCGCAAACTGGAAGGAAGAATACGccccaaaaaatttaatattgcaaTGATGGCACCCTGAgagtaaaaaaatgataacttTTAAACCTAGTACTGGAATGTGGAATACATTATTGTGCTGCAGATTGAGCACTTTTGTGCTTAGCTCTCGTTTCAGTCATGACATAATTATTAGGTAAAGCACGAGGTATCTCTGGCAACTTATCCCCAGGGTGACGATGGCTCACAGAGAGTGGCTTCCGACCACTTTTCTGTATCTTCGTGCTGCTCAATCCAGAAACTGGATACTTCCCACGAGCCGAATTTCTCATTTGTCTCGGTGGAGACGCTTCTCCTGGATGTTTAGGCATCACAAACGCTTTTGTTTGCTTGATGAGCGATCGATCATTGCACAGGGCGGAAATCAAGGGCAAGTCCAATTTCTTGCTTTTCTCGCGGAGGGTACGTATATCCAGGGCGGTACTCTTCTCTGAACCCACACTCTTCTCCAACATGCTCATATTACACGTACTCGCACTTTTAGTATCTAATATATTGTGTTTCTTCAGCAGTTCCATGTTTTTTTCGGGC
This portion of the Euwallacea fornicatus isolate EFF26 chromosome 13, ASM4011564v1, whole genome shotgun sequence genome encodes:
- the LOC136342926 gene encoding amino acid transporter heavy chain SLC3A1-like; translated protein: MESFLRVDSHAGTSSPSGSFNTDNADASSICPLINPSPPTNALVDPLPEPPQTGAFQMGDELAEKLQKVHEIQDAESISSASSSEQPVTSQLLDGSSFLNMPNDAEAEPEGGKLTPLELTFRNPTEDYFFMCWNWPLIRKFSLYLYVSVIIGMVGLVTGLISTLPKTCHPPTQWYQGKLFYEIFPASFHSSNQEMEGDLKGISLKADYIMKLGVRGVRLNSIFRSPHYPEDFENATTLTEIDGVLGTLEDLKGLVKHLTSRNMSLVLDLPVFPFIQKSFQKTLPITGIALKNASEEPSDFFSYSYESDPIEEAMQYWLLHGVEGFYLKGLEKYGDNFDTARLLKRWKKLLGPHRILIVQEEVVSLTPKENLQVVLENVDLVDVKLNLERGVSEVIAQIDSVQNSSLFAKPGAPWVHWSIGNVNSNRLANVLAFGNATLGATLLQMMLPGTPSIFYGDEIGLHQIPDPEEERQDIKHLHQLTMMPWQDELGKGKKSLVQPWIYGGEPTAHFDQVHAVIRMVELRTKSPSIYMNAVYKQGVNKANAEVKYTQENFLVIQRWYPRRKSYVVASNLGNSKISADLSLLLYSGQIIVGPRVESMSESISFKEVNLWPGESVVIVLD